A DNA window from Malus domestica chromosome 12, GDT2T_hap1 contains the following coding sequences:
- the LOC103413936 gene encoding chloroplast stem-loop binding protein of 41 kDa b, chloroplastic-like yields MARLVAVQPQQRNPSFSLLPPSSLSDFNGTKLLHSQLQCKRRASQPRGGALQVSASSAKKILIMGGTRFIGVFLSRLLVKEGHQVTLFTRGKAPITQQLPGESDADYTDFASKILHLKGDRRDYDFVKSSLSAEGYDVVYDINGREAEEVVPIIEGLPKIEQYIYCSSAGVYLKSDQLPHFEIDAVDPKSRHKGKLETESLLESKGVNWTSIRPVYIYGPLNYNPVEEWFFHRLKAGRPIPVPNSGIQITQLGHVKDLATAFIKVLGNEKASKQVFNISGDKYVTFDGLAKACAKAAGFPEPEIIHYNPKEFDFGKKKAFPFRDQHFFASIDKAKSVLGWKPEYDLVEGLADSYNLDFGRGTFRKAADFSTDDIILGKSLVLS; encoded by the exons ATGGCAAGGTTGGTGGCTGTGCAACCGCAGCAGAGAAAcccatctttctctctcctccctccttcctctctctctgaCTTCAATGGCACCAAACTCCTCCACTCCCAACTCCAg TGTAAAAGAAGGGCCTCGCAGCCAAGAGGAGGGGCATTGCAAGTTTCAGCATCGAGTGCAAAGAAGATTCTTATAATGGGAGGGACCCGATTCATCGGCGTCTTCTTGTCAAGACTCCTTGTTAAAGAGGGTCATCAG GTGACTCTGTTTACCAGAGGAAAAGCACCCATTACTCAGCAGTTGCCAGGAGAATCCGATGCGGATTACACAGATTTCGCTTCAAAG ATTTTGCACTTGAAAGGAGACAGAAGGGACTATGACTTTGTGAAATCCAGTCTTTCAGCTGAAGGCTATGACGTTGTTTACGATATAAATG GACGAGAGGCAGAAGAAGTTGTGCCGATAATTGAGGGACTACCGAAGATAGAACA GTACATATACTGCTCTTCAGCCGGTGTCTATCTCAAATCTGATCAGCTACCTCACTTTGAG ATCGATGCAGTTGATCCAAAGAGCAGGCACAAGGGAAAGCTCGAGACAGAGAGCTTGCTCGAATCAAAGGGTGTTAACTGGACTTCAATAAGGCCAGTCTACATCTATGGACCATTGAACTATAACCCTGTTGAAGAGTGGTTCTTCCACCGGTTGAAAGCTGGCCGCCCAATCCCAGTTCCGAACTCAGGGATACAAATTACACAGCTTGGTCATGTCAAG GACTTAGCGACTGCCTTCATTAAGGTTCTTGGTAACGAAAAGGCCAGCAAACAAGTATTCAACATCTCGGGAGACAAATATGTAACCTTTGACGGACTAGCAAAAGCATGCGCAAAG GCTGCTGGTTTTCCTGAGCCTGAGATCATTCATTACAACCCCAAAGAGTTCGATTTTGGCAAGAAGAAGGCCTTTCCATTCCGTGACCAG CATTTCTTTGCATCGATCGACAAAGCAAAGAGCGTGCTCGGATGGAAACCCGAATATGACCTGGTGGAAGGTCTTGCGGACTCGTACAACCTAGACTTTGGGAGAGGAACATTCAGGAAAGCAGCTGATTTCTCAACAGATGACATCATTCTTGGCAAAAGTCTTGTCCTCAGCTAA
- the LOC103451283 gene encoding AP-3 complex subunit mu-like isoform X2, with the protein MLQCIFLLSDSGEVMLKKQLTGQRVDRSICTWFWEHTISQGDSPKLQPVIASPTHYLFQVLREGITFLACTQVEMPPLMGIEFLCRVADVLTDYLGSLNEDLIKDNFVIVYENACLL; encoded by the exons atgttgCAGTGCATATTTCTTCTATCGGATTCTGG TGAGGTGATGCTGAAGAAACAGCTTACTGGGCAGCGTGTGGACCGTTCGATATGCACATGGTTCTGGGAGCATACAATTTCTCAAGGTGATTCTCCCAAG CTGCAACCGGTAATTGCTTCGCCAACGCACTATCTTTTCCAAGTTCTTCGCGAGGGGATAACATTTTTAGCTTGTACCCAAGTTGAAATGCCGCCTTTGATGGGCATCGAG TTTCTGTGCAGGGTAGCTGATGTCCTGACGGATTATCTTGGCAGCTTGAATGAAGACTTGATTAAAGATAACTTTGTCATTGTATATGAG AATGCGTGTCTGTTGTGA
- the LOC103451283 gene encoding AP-3 complex subunit mu-like isoform X1 → MRDGVLVKCEIYGEVQVNSQLSGVPDLTISFANPAILDDVRFHPCVRFRPWEAHQVLSFVPPDRKFKLMSYRVRKLKSSPIYVKPQLTSDAGTCRVSVLVGIRNDPGKTIDSITVQFQLPPCVLSAHLNSNYGTVNILANKTCSWTIGKIPKDKAPAMSGTLVLETGLERLHVFPTFQVGFRIMGVALSGLQIDKLNLKNLPKPPYKGFRALTRAGEFEVRS, encoded by the exons ATGAG GGATGGGGTCCTGGTGAAATGTGAGATATATGGTGAAGTTCAAGTAAACTCCCAACTCTCTGGTGTCCCTGATTTGACTATTTCATTTGCAAACCCTGCTATTCTTGATGATGTAAGATTTCATCCATGTGTTCGATTTCGCCCATGGGAAGCCCATCAAGTTCTGTCGTTTGTGCCCCCTGACAGAAAGTTTAAGTTGATGAGTTACAG GGTTAGAAAGTTGAAGAGCTCTCCAATCTATGTAAAGCCCCAGCTAACCTCAGATGCCGGGACATGTCGTGTTAGTGTGTTGGTTGGAATACGAAATGATCCTGGAAAGACGATTGATTCAATAACTGTACAATTTCAACTTCCTCCCTGCGTTTTATCAGCTCATCTGAATTCAAATTATGGAACCGTGAACATTCTTGCTAACAAG ACATGTTCATGGACGATAGGGAAGATTCCTAAGGACAAAGCCCCTGCAATGTCAGGGACATTAGTGCTTGAAACAGGATTAGAGCGCCTTCATGTTTTTCCGACATTTCAAGTGGGTTTTAGGATCATGGGTGTTGCTCTCTCTGGCTTGCAAATAGATAAACTGAATTTGAAGAATCTACCAAAACCACCTTATAAGGGTTTTCGAGCTCTCACTCGAGCAGGGGAATTTGAAGTCAGGTCATAA
- the LOC103450840 gene encoding psbP domain-containing protein 1, chloroplastic-like isoform X1 yields MARLVVVQQQRHPSLSPLPSSLSQFNGTRLHTPQLQYIINQLQYRSKVSQPKGTLHVAASNAKEICKMDGRLKTSISEHFRGESDRDSVEISSKTKDFAVPRRNAMALILSAYIFAGDSFRSAAFAQQSLVGLREYIDTFDGYSFKYPKNWIQVKGAGADIFFRDPYILDENISVEFSSPSSSNYKSIKDLGPPQLAGKKVLKQYLTEFMSTRLGVRRESKILSTSSRVADDGKLYYQIEVNIKSYANNNELAVMPKDRLVRLEWDRRYLSVLGVENNQLYELRLQTPENVFVEEESDLRRVMESFRVNTIAV; encoded by the exons ATGGCAAGGTTGGTGGTGGTGCAGCAGCAGAGACACCCTTCTCTCTCACCTctcccctcttctctctctcagttCAATGGCACCAGACTCCACACTCCTCAACTCCAG TACATCATCAATCAATTACAGTACAGGAGTAAGGTTTCACAGCCAAAAGGAACATTACATGTTGCAGCATCAAATGCAAAGGAAATTTGTAAAATGGATGGCAGACTGAAGACATCGATTTCCGAGCACTTTCGAGGCGAATCAGACAGGGATTCTGttgagatttcttcaaag ACTAAAGATTTTGCAGTTCCTAGGAGGAATGCAATGGCCTTAATCTTGTCAGCTTACATCTTCGCCGGAGACAGTTTTCGGAGTGCTGCATTTGCTCAGCAGTCTCTTGTAGGGTTAAGAGAATACATAGATACTTTTGATGGATATTCGTTCAAGTACCCTAAGAACTGGATCCAAGTGAAAGGCGCCGGAGCAGACATATTCTTCAGAGACCCTTACATTCTCGATGAAAATATCTCCGTCGAGTTTTCATCCCCATCATCTTCCAACTACAAGAGCATCAAAGATCTTGGTCCGCCTCAACTAGCTGGAAAGAAAGTGCTTAAGCAGTACCTGACGGAGTTCATGTCTACCAGACTTGGCGTGAGGCGTGAATCGAAAATCCTTTCCACTTCTTCAAGAGTTGCTGATGATGGGAAGCTTTATTATCAAATTGAG GTGAACATAAAATCATACGCAAACAACAACGAGCTGGCTGTTATGCCGAAGGATCGATTAGTTCGTTTGGAATGGGACAGGCGGTACCTTTCGGTTCTAGGAGTCGAAAACAACCAGTTATACGAGTTGAGATTACAGACACCGGAAAATGTGTTCGTGGAAGAAGAAAGTGATCTTCGCCGGGTTATGGAGTCCTTCAGAGTGAACACGATTGCTGTTTAG
- the LOC103450840 gene encoding psbP domain-containing protein 1, chloroplastic-like isoform X2 codes for MARLVVVQQQRHPSLSPLPSSLSQFNGTRLHTPQLQYRSKVSQPKGTLHVAASNAKEICKMDGRLKTSISEHFRGESDRDSVEISSKTKDFAVPRRNAMALILSAYIFAGDSFRSAAFAQQSLVGLREYIDTFDGYSFKYPKNWIQVKGAGADIFFRDPYILDENISVEFSSPSSSNYKSIKDLGPPQLAGKKVLKQYLTEFMSTRLGVRRESKILSTSSRVADDGKLYYQIEVNIKSYANNNELAVMPKDRLVRLEWDRRYLSVLGVENNQLYELRLQTPENVFVEEESDLRRVMESFRVNTIAV; via the exons ATGGCAAGGTTGGTGGTGGTGCAGCAGCAGAGACACCCTTCTCTCTCACCTctcccctcttctctctctcagttCAATGGCACCAGACTCCACACTCCTCAACTCCAG TACAGGAGTAAGGTTTCACAGCCAAAAGGAACATTACATGTTGCAGCATCAAATGCAAAGGAAATTTGTAAAATGGATGGCAGACTGAAGACATCGATTTCCGAGCACTTTCGAGGCGAATCAGACAGGGATTCTGttgagatttcttcaaag ACTAAAGATTTTGCAGTTCCTAGGAGGAATGCAATGGCCTTAATCTTGTCAGCTTACATCTTCGCCGGAGACAGTTTTCGGAGTGCTGCATTTGCTCAGCAGTCTCTTGTAGGGTTAAGAGAATACATAGATACTTTTGATGGATATTCGTTCAAGTACCCTAAGAACTGGATCCAAGTGAAAGGCGCCGGAGCAGACATATTCTTCAGAGACCCTTACATTCTCGATGAAAATATCTCCGTCGAGTTTTCATCCCCATCATCTTCCAACTACAAGAGCATCAAAGATCTTGGTCCGCCTCAACTAGCTGGAAAGAAAGTGCTTAAGCAGTACCTGACGGAGTTCATGTCTACCAGACTTGGCGTGAGGCGTGAATCGAAAATCCTTTCCACTTCTTCAAGAGTTGCTGATGATGGGAAGCTTTATTATCAAATTGAG GTGAACATAAAATCATACGCAAACAACAACGAGCTGGCTGTTATGCCGAAGGATCGATTAGTTCGTTTGGAATGGGACAGGCGGTACCTTTCGGTTCTAGGAGTCGAAAACAACCAGTTATACGAGTTGAGATTACAGACACCGGAAAATGTGTTCGTGGAAGAAGAAAGTGATCTTCGCCGGGTTATGGAGTCCTTCAGAGTGAACACGATTGCTGTTTAG